The Enterococcus sp. 7F3_DIV0205 genome has a window encoding:
- a CDS encoding D-2-hydroxyacid dehydrogenase, with amino-acid sequence MNIVVLDGYTENPGDLSWDGLEALGNLTVYDRSLISDDELIKRIGDAEVVLTNKTPISKKVIQTATHLKYIGVLATGYNVVDVTAAKEQGVIVTNIPTYGTDAVAQYTIALLLELCHHIGAHSDSVKNGDWTNSKDWCYWNYPLIELSGKTLGIIGYGRIGQKVGEIAQALGMNVIATNGKADESTTNEETLVDLETIFTDSDVITLHCPLLAENEGFINTENMSKMKTGVLIINDSRGQLINEQDLTDALASGKVGGAALDVVSKEPIEANNPLLKAKNIIITPHIAWASKESRLRLMNIAVENVRAYLNGQPMNVVNG; translated from the coding sequence ATGAATATTGTTGTTCTTGATGGCTATACAGAAAATCCAGGAGACTTATCCTGGGATGGATTAGAAGCCTTAGGTAATTTGACTGTTTATGATCGAAGTCTTATTTCGGATGACGAGCTGATTAAAAGAATCGGTGATGCGGAAGTTGTCTTAACAAATAAAACACCTATTTCAAAAAAAGTCATTCAAACAGCCACACACTTAAAATACATTGGAGTTCTAGCAACAGGTTATAATGTAGTGGATGTAACAGCTGCTAAAGAGCAAGGCGTTATCGTAACAAATATTCCAACCTATGGTACAGATGCGGTGGCTCAATACACGATTGCATTATTATTGGAACTATGTCATCACATCGGAGCGCATTCAGATAGTGTTAAAAATGGTGATTGGACTAATTCTAAGGATTGGTGTTATTGGAATTATCCGTTAATAGAGCTATCTGGCAAAACCTTAGGAATTATTGGTTATGGCAGGATCGGTCAAAAAGTTGGAGAGATTGCTCAAGCTTTAGGGATGAATGTGATTGCAACGAATGGCAAGGCAGATGAAAGTACGACCAATGAAGAGACCTTAGTAGATCTTGAAACGATATTTACTGACTCGGATGTCATTACCTTACATTGTCCATTACTTGCAGAAAATGAAGGGTTCATTAATACAGAAAATATGTCAAAAATGAAAACGGGTGTATTGATCATTAACGACTCTAGAGGACAATTGATCAATGAGCAAGATCTGACAGATGCTTTGGCGTCAGGTAAGGTAGGTGGAGCTGCTTTGGATGTTGTTTCAAAAGAACCGATTGAAGCAAACAATCCTTTGTTGAAAGCTAAAAATATAATTATTACGCCTCATATTGCCTGGGCGTCAAAAGAATCACGTTTACGTTTAATGAATATCGCTGTGGAAAATGTAAGAGCCTATCTCAATGGGCAACCAATGAATGTGGTAAATGGATAG
- a CDS encoding PucR family transcriptional regulator translates to MKNLREVLSIPRFSDLVVLNQQANLDVPLHTVEISETPDVANYLSPHSLLLTTGMAYKDDPDRLCELIEHLNNLPSAGLAIKLGRFIPQINKKVLDFADSLNFPIIQIPMNRTLGAISHKLLSHVWSDQTEEMFFSLEIQQKFAEMLFRGASTPTLIDQLSHMIKQPIMLIDSFGEVSASSRSHNVADFLSSAKKEQLITHLTSNQKKAKKESFLFEINEQEQTLVSVIPVPSDSYIPYLLIIFKVDQLSYPFSQFAIEQSLIILALSIYKEQTIKHESRLAKLHLFHHLLHPDKNSYPLDFAKLPSIINSFESNYFRVVTALVQIPKNKLFHEKEIDLFIYDFVEKYLSEKHGSILLLPTDEDNQYALLFRNKENLQSILEELHDKVFDLLGVTLYFGIGDPVNQLNLFHFSYKEAKSTLQTVPSRTNFIFYNTAQGINRIAENLSEEEMKHFCQSILKCLAYPTNQTNVELRKTLTTYLDCQCKITETAEQLFVHRNTVKYRIEKCNQLFGQPVDDSKLSLKLRVALSLSENESAV, encoded by the coding sequence ATGAAAAATCTTAGAGAGGTTTTAAGCATTCCCCGTTTTTCAGACTTAGTAGTTTTAAACCAACAGGCAAATTTAGATGTCCCTTTGCATACAGTCGAGATATCAGAAACACCTGATGTCGCAAATTACCTATCTCCTCATTCCTTACTCTTAACAACTGGTATGGCATATAAAGATGATCCTGATCGATTATGCGAACTGATTGAGCACTTAAACAACCTTCCTAGCGCTGGATTAGCAATCAAGTTAGGTCGCTTCATCCCACAAATAAATAAAAAAGTTCTCGATTTTGCTGATTCACTTAATTTTCCTATCATTCAAATTCCGATGAACCGAACCTTAGGTGCTATTTCTCATAAATTACTGAGTCATGTGTGGAGTGATCAAACAGAAGAAATGTTTTTTTCGCTTGAAATCCAACAAAAATTTGCTGAAATGCTTTTTCGCGGTGCTTCCACACCAACTCTAATCGATCAATTAAGTCACATGATCAAACAGCCAATTATGCTGATCGATTCATTTGGCGAAGTTTCCGCATCTAGTCGCAGTCATAATGTGGCAGATTTTTTAAGCTCTGCAAAAAAAGAACAACTTATAACACACTTAACCTCCAATCAAAAAAAAGCAAAGAAAGAATCTTTCTTATTTGAAATAAATGAACAGGAACAAACTTTAGTAAGTGTTATTCCTGTACCTTCAGATAGTTATATTCCATATCTATTGATCATTTTCAAAGTCGATCAATTAAGCTATCCTTTTTCACAATTTGCAATCGAGCAGTCATTGATCATTTTGGCACTTTCGATTTATAAAGAGCAAACAATCAAACATGAAAGTCGTTTAGCAAAACTGCATTTATTCCATCACTTGCTCCACCCTGATAAAAATAGCTATCCATTAGATTTTGCTAAACTCCCATCGATCATCAATTCATTTGAATCAAATTATTTCCGAGTAGTCACAGCCTTAGTCCAAATACCTAAAAATAAACTCTTTCATGAAAAAGAAATTGACTTGTTTATTTATGACTTTGTAGAAAAATATCTATCTGAAAAACATGGTAGTATTTTACTTTTACCTACCGACGAAGATAACCAGTATGCCTTACTATTTAGGAACAAAGAGAATCTGCAATCTATACTTGAAGAGTTACATGATAAAGTTTTTGACTTGCTAGGTGTTACGCTTTATTTTGGCATCGGTGATCCTGTCAATCAATTGAACTTGTTTCATTTTTCGTATAAAGAAGCCAAAAGTACGCTTCAAACAGTCCCTTCACGGACAAATTTCATTTTTTATAATACTGCTCAAGGAATCAATCGAATCGCCGAAAATTTATCAGAAGAAGAAATGAAGCACTTCTGCCAGTCAATATTAAAGTGTCTAGCTTATCCCACAAACCAGACAAATGTGGAACTCAGAAAAACCTTAACGACCTATTTAGACTGTCAATGTAAAATAACTGAGACAGCTGAACAACTTTTTGTCCATCGAAATACAGTAAAGTATCGTATAGAAAAGTGTAATCAATTATTTGGCCAACCAGTAGATGATTCTAAATTATCACTTAAACTACGAGTAGCTTTGTCCCTTTCAGAAAATGAAAGCGCAGTCTGA
- a CDS encoding cupin domain-containing protein: MSKTRMDERLIKLDAVCNFCNHEGKKTIFYETEKTAGAVWCLKPGQSVVNHSHTTSDDLWFVTKGTGTFFPGEGEEVQISKGDIIVSLPGEQHGMKNTGDEDFVFIGLAGPQPMDLIVHE, translated from the coding sequence ATGTCAAAAACAAGAATGGACGAACGATTAATTAAGTTAGATGCAGTATGCAATTTTTGTAATCATGAAGGCAAGAAAACAATTTTTTATGAAACAGAAAAGACTGCTGGTGCAGTATGGTGCTTGAAGCCAGGACAAAGTGTAGTTAATCATTCGCATACTACATCAGATGATCTTTGGTTTGTTACAAAAGGAACCGGAACATTCTTTCCAGGGGAAGGGGAAGAGGTTCAGATTTCTAAAGGTGACATCATCGTATCTTTACCAGGTGAACAACATGGAATGAAAAATACTGGGGATGAAGATTTTGTCTTTATTGGTTTAGCGGGTCCGCAACCAATGGACCTAATTGTACATGAGTAA
- a CDS encoding thiamine pyrophosphate-dependent enzyme, whose protein sequence is MKAAEAIVQIMVKEGIKDAFGIPGAGINPVYKYLETAPIEHYCMRHEEACVHAADGYYRATHDIALAICTSGPGATNFVTGLYTANIDSIPLLAITGQANSWQMKQDAFQCVDMVSIASTVCKKVYCPMDAEEIPAILREAFYIMRSGKPGPVLLDLPLDIQQVEIDFDINEYEPKKVETVKATPTQINQVLDMINASKAPVIIMGGGVILAKAEKELIQFAERLQIPIIQTYMAKGGVPIEHPLNAGHAGIQVGQPIGNKIFLDSDLVIGIGNRFTDRHTGNLDVYRQGRKFIHIDIEKNQIGKVFTPDLGVVSDAKEAINDLLTAIDSRGMTQVNRKGISELPQLRKELARKTDFENKPIKPHRVFREMNQFFDSNTMYTAGCGITQIWSGQLQDIDRPRRYLPSGGAGTLGFEVPAAFGAKVADPSATSVTVLGDFGFTFMGEEIAVAAAFKKPIIVIIVNNAYLGLIRQNQISAYDFEYGVDMPYNQDGLIDYVKVAEGFGCLGERVFDPEDLSNAFKRAVDSGKTYVIDVICEPEQLCDMGGALDQIKNFGD, encoded by the coding sequence ATGAAAGCTGCAGAAGCAATAGTTCAAATCATGGTCAAAGAAGGAATCAAAGATGCTTTTGGTATACCAGGAGCTGGCATAAATCCGGTTTACAAATATTTGGAAACAGCACCGATCGAACATTATTGTATGCGACATGAAGAAGCTTGTGTTCATGCGGCAGATGGTTACTACCGTGCCACACATGATATTGCATTAGCTATTTGTACTTCAGGTCCTGGTGCAACAAACTTTGTTACGGGCTTGTATACGGCAAATATTGATTCAATCCCACTGCTTGCCATAACAGGACAAGCAAATAGCTGGCAAATGAAACAAGATGCCTTTCAATGTGTTGATATGGTAAGTATTGCTTCAACTGTATGTAAGAAAGTGTATTGTCCTATGGATGCCGAAGAAATTCCTGCTATTTTGAGAGAAGCATTTTATATTATGCGTTCTGGAAAACCTGGACCTGTTTTACTTGATTTGCCTCTGGATATTCAACAAGTTGAAATCGATTTTGATATCAATGAGTATGAACCGAAAAAAGTGGAAACCGTAAAAGCTACGCCTACTCAAATCAATCAAGTATTAGATATGATCAATGCATCGAAAGCTCCCGTAATTATTATGGGAGGCGGCGTGATTTTAGCGAAAGCAGAAAAAGAACTGATTCAGTTTGCAGAAAGACTTCAAATTCCGATTATACAAACGTATATGGCAAAAGGTGGCGTACCAATTGAACATCCTTTAAACGCGGGTCATGCAGGGATTCAAGTCGGACAACCAATTGGGAATAAAATTTTTCTAGACTCTGACTTAGTCATCGGTATCGGCAATCGCTTTACTGATCGTCATACAGGAAATTTAGATGTTTATAGACAAGGGCGCAAATTTATCCATATTGATATAGAAAAAAATCAAATTGGAAAAGTATTTACGCCAGATCTTGGAGTTGTGTCAGATGCTAAAGAAGCAATCAATGATTTGCTAACAGCTATTGATTCACGCGGTATGACACAAGTAAATAGAAAAGGAATCAGTGAACTTCCTCAGCTTAGAAAGGAATTAGCTAGAAAAACGGATTTTGAAAACAAACCGATCAAACCCCACCGTGTCTTTAGAGAAATGAATCAATTCTTTGATTCAAACACAATGTATACAGCAGGATGCGGTATCACTCAGATTTGGAGTGGTCAATTACAAGATATTGATCGTCCTCGTCGTTATTTACCATCAGGAGGTGCGGGAACCTTAGGGTTTGAAGTGCCAGCAGCATTTGGTGCGAAAGTAGCAGATCCAAGTGCAACATCTGTCACCGTCTTAGGAGATTTTGGTTTTACTTTTATGGGAGAAGAAATCGCTGTTGCCGCAGCATTTAAAAAACCAATTATTGTGATTATTGTGAATAATGCCTATCTAGGATTGATTCGCCAAAATCAAATTTCAGCATATGATTTTGAATACGGTGTAGACATGCCCTATAACCAAGATGGTTTGATTGATTATGTAAAAGTAGCCGAAGGTTTTGGTTGTTTAGGAGAGCGGGTTTTCGATCCAGAAGACTTGTCAAACGCATTTAAACGTGCTGTTGATTCAGGTAAAACGTATGTGATTGATGTTATTTGTGAACCTGAACAGCTTTGTGATATGGGTGGTGCACTTGACCAAATCAAAAATTTTGGAGACTAG
- a CDS encoding glycerate kinase — protein MKILVAMDSFKGSATSVEVGEAAKKGIKESFNMDEAVEVNVFPIADGGEGTIEALFYNEPDFIYSETVQGPLLGQEVNAKYGVDHETVILEVAETSGIMLVEKDERDPWCATSFGLGQLMKRRIKAGYRKFIVCLGGSATNDGGIGLLNALGYNFLDAKGRSLGHLLKDMKHLSKIDDSSVLPELAQCSIRIASDVENPLYGENGATLIFGKQKGVTKEDENEIDTILKNFAYLTNQLTKTIYQHTKGAGAAGGLGFALLSYFDSEIVSGFAEVARIIDIEDHIEQHDLVITGEGMLDAQSMMGKVPVAIASMAKKYNKPVIALSGGVSKDAAMCNSKGIDAFFPTIRKIASEREVLDRDNTLEAIRETAQQLFRLVQLFS, from the coding sequence TTGAAAATACTAGTAGCGATGGATTCGTTTAAAGGCAGTGCAACATCAGTTGAAGTTGGGGAAGCCGCTAAAAAAGGAATCAAAGAATCTTTTAACATGGACGAAGCGGTTGAGGTAAATGTATTTCCAATCGCAGATGGGGGAGAAGGAACCATCGAAGCTTTATTTTACAACGAACCTGACTTTATTTATTCTGAAACCGTTCAAGGACCTTTGCTAGGTCAAGAAGTAAATGCGAAGTACGGTGTTGATCATGAAACTGTCATTTTAGAAGTAGCTGAAACATCAGGGATCATGTTAGTTGAAAAAGATGAACGTGATCCATGGTGTGCCACTTCATTTGGCTTAGGTCAATTGATGAAGAGAAGGATCAAGGCAGGGTATCGTAAATTTATTGTTTGTCTGGGGGGAAGTGCAACCAACGATGGTGGTATCGGACTTCTAAATGCTTTAGGATACAACTTTCTAGATGCTAAGGGACGATCCCTTGGGCATTTGCTGAAAGATATGAAGCACTTAAGCAAAATCGATGATTCCTCAGTTTTACCTGAACTAGCACAATGCTCGATACGAATAGCAAGTGATGTAGAAAATCCACTATATGGAGAAAATGGCGCAACGTTGATTTTTGGCAAGCAAAAAGGGGTAACCAAAGAAGATGAAAATGAAATCGACACTATACTTAAAAACTTTGCTTACTTAACCAATCAATTGACGAAAACGATCTATCAACACACAAAAGGTGCTGGGGCTGCAGGTGGTCTAGGTTTTGCACTGTTGTCTTACTTTGATAGCGAAATCGTTTCGGGGTTTGCTGAAGTAGCAAGAATCATCGATATAGAGGATCACATCGAACAACATGATTTAGTTATAACAGGAGAAGGTATGCTGGATGCTCAATCCATGATGGGAAAAGTACCAGTGGCAATTGCGTCTATGGCAAAAAAATACAATAAACCAGTCATTGCACTATCAGGGGGCGTTTCAAAAGATGCAGCAATGTGTAATAGTAAAGGAATCGATGCTTTTTTCCCAACCATTAGGAAAATCGCCTCTGAAAGAGAAGTCCTTGACCGTGACAATACACTTGAAGCAATCAGAGAAACCGCTCAACAATTATTTCGACTAGTACAGTTATTTAGTTGA
- a CDS encoding carbonic anhydrase family protein: protein MEKEIEWDYSLNKGPESWINLCDDYHQACTKYMQSPIALAKSKITNNLTQDALEIEYECDDFQIQWSKHTFHFIPKSKNNKVYFDGKYFYLDDIHFHIPSEHSLENAVYPIEFHFVHHSQENEPLVIAVLFKKIVGNEELLQIEESCTTINWDLRKKSLRLNPKVFIPQLVNYYAYYGSYTTPPCIGDVHWIVFSTVSSLFSRTILKLMKEKGWTSNNRPIQKQEQKKIWHT from the coding sequence ATGGAAAAAGAAATAGAGTGGGATTATTCTTTAAACAAAGGACCAGAATCATGGATAAACTTATGTGATGATTACCATCAAGCATGTACTAAGTATATGCAATCACCAATCGCATTAGCCAAAAGTAAAATCACAAATAATTTGACCCAAGATGCATTGGAAATAGAGTATGAGTGTGACGATTTTCAAATACAGTGGTCAAAGCATACGTTTCATTTTATTCCAAAATCAAAAAATAATAAAGTGTATTTTGATGGGAAATACTTTTACCTTGATGATATTCACTTTCATATTCCTAGTGAACATAGTCTGGAAAATGCAGTTTATCCAATCGAGTTTCATTTTGTCCATCATTCTCAGGAAAATGAGCCGCTAGTAATTGCTGTCTTATTTAAAAAAATTGTTGGTAATGAGGAATTGCTACAAATAGAGGAGAGCTGCACAACTATAAATTGGGATCTAAGAAAAAAAAGTCTTCGCTTAAATCCTAAAGTTTTTATCCCTCAACTAGTGAATTACTATGCATATTATGGTTCGTATACGACGCCCCCATGTATAGGGGATGTTCATTGGATCGTGTTTTCAACAGTTTCTTCTCTTTTTAGTCGTACTATTTTGAAATTAATGAAAGAAAAAGGATGGACAAGTAATAATCGTCCGATTCAAAAGCAAGAGCAAAAAAAAATTTGGCATACTTAA
- a CDS encoding FUSC family protein yields the protein MEVGPFRLGMRTLKTALAVMLCIILFKVFDRGAPMIAALAAVFSLRQDLTTSLTFGKSRILGNTLGGGLAIVYFLVKDLFSNDFLVELFLLPFLVIVVIVISDGMNNNSGIISAIATLLLISLSIPQGESFYFALSRVIDTFIGTFIGIGLNFFIRPKPVEEEHEIEEDLAELAKKEKELEELKQKINLKKQESDNAKK from the coding sequence ATGGAAGTCGGTCCTTTTCGTTTAGGTATGCGTACATTGAAAACAGCTCTAGCTGTTATGCTCTGTATTATTTTGTTTAAAGTATTCGATCGTGGAGCACCGATGATTGCGGCTCTAGCAGCAGTTTTTTCATTACGACAAGATTTAACCACTAGCCTTACTTTTGGAAAATCGAGAATCCTTGGTAATACTTTAGGTGGAGGGTTGGCGATCGTCTACTTTTTAGTGAAAGATTTATTCTCTAATGATTTTTTAGTTGAACTATTTTTATTGCCTTTTTTAGTGATTGTAGTGATTGTGATTTCTGATGGTATGAACAATAATTCAGGGATTATTTCTGCAATTGCGACGTTGTTATTGATTTCATTAAGTATTCCTCAGGGTGAATCGTTTTATTTTGCATTATCCAGAGTGATTGATACATTTATCGGGACATTTATCGGAATCGGTTTAAATTTCTTCATACGGCCAAAACCAGTAGAAGAAGAACATGAAATCGAAGAAGATCTGGCAGAATTAGCCAAAAAAGAAAAAGAATTAGAAGAACTTAAACAAAAAATCAACTTGAAAAAACAGGAATCTGATAACGCTAAGAAATAG
- a CDS encoding sugar phosphate isomerase/epimerase family protein, giving the protein MKEKIETYFDLGLIQWMSYPPKEYDLKETLLQIAKDADFRAIEITQIKDDKTRLEVKQLLEQSGLRVGYGAQPRLLGPGLNPNALIEDDRILAEKTLLEAIDEAEYLGAKGIAFLSGHWEEATKSEAYNQLLKTTVNVCKYAGTKGMMVELEVFDYDMDKKSLIGPAPLAAEFAADVRKSCNNFGLIVDLSHFPTTYETSKFVIQTTRPYITHLHIGNAVVKEGFDAYGDQHPRFGYPNSANDTAELTDFFKICKEEGLFNKEEPLILSFEVTPRENEDADVIVAQTKRVINRAWALLED; this is encoded by the coding sequence ATGAAAGAAAAAATTGAAACGTATTTTGATTTAGGTTTGATTCAATGGATGAGCTATCCGCCAAAAGAGTATGATTTAAAAGAAACACTTTTACAAATAGCTAAAGACGCCGATTTTAGAGCCATTGAAATTACCCAAATCAAAGATGATAAAACGCGCTTAGAAGTGAAGCAATTGTTGGAACAATCAGGACTAAGAGTTGGTTATGGGGCTCAGCCTAGACTTTTAGGTCCAGGACTTAATCCCAATGCACTGATTGAAGACGACCGGATCTTAGCAGAAAAAACGTTGCTTGAAGCGATTGATGAAGCAGAATATTTAGGTGCTAAAGGGATTGCCTTTTTATCAGGTCACTGGGAGGAAGCTACGAAATCAGAGGCGTATAATCAGTTATTAAAAACTACGGTAAATGTCTGTAAATATGCTGGGACTAAAGGAATGATGGTAGAACTAGAAGTATTTGATTATGATATGGATAAAAAATCGCTGATTGGTCCTGCGCCGTTAGCAGCTGAATTTGCGGCAGACGTTCGTAAAAGTTGCAATAATTTTGGATTGATCGTTGATTTATCTCATTTTCCGACAACGTATGAAACAAGCAAATTTGTTATTCAAACCACTCGTCCATATATTACACATTTGCATATTGGAAATGCTGTTGTTAAAGAAGGGTTTGATGCATATGGCGATCAGCATCCAAGGTTTGGCTATCCAAACAGTGCAAATGATACAGCAGAATTAACAGACTTTTTCAAAATATGTAAAGAAGAAGGACTCTTTAATAAAGAAGAACCGCTGATCTTATCTTTTGAAGTAACGCCACGAGAAAATGAAGATGCAGACGTAATTGTTGCGCAAACTAAACGAGTAATCAATCGTGCATGGGCTTTATTGGAAGATTAA
- a CDS encoding MFS transporter, giving the protein MNNSSEKIDTHYWKRIVVLLCFGWVTIWVYRASLTPLFSEIQGTVGLHTNAQMGLISSCYFLGATSMQIPAGMLVDRLGKKTVMIPGFILFGAAAFMITQAQSLTLIYFASVLAGLGCGSYYGAAFSLSSESIPQNRKGLSTAIINSGSAVGMGIGMILSSLLVKQFNFPWQSMMFLCFGLIVTMIIAFTFGIKSSPTKQQNETTDTTDTVTEVPTTTEKPTGLFSAKMLVSYLLYFGTCYGYYMVVTWLPAFLQDERGFKGVAIGFSSALVAFAAIPGALIFSRISDKWQSKKITIILALELGAAAMLLLTVTAKTSSLLLVALILYGFLGKLAVEPIIISFISDQANPLILGTTLGISNFFGLSASIFAPTITGVISDASGTREMGFYISIIIMVLAAVAFFIVNKVPEKDSAYELD; this is encoded by the coding sequence ATGAATAACAGCAGTGAAAAAATTGACACGCATTACTGGAAAAGAATTGTCGTATTACTATGTTTTGGTTGGGTCACTATTTGGGTCTATCGCGCGTCCCTTACACCATTATTTTCAGAAATCCAAGGAACGGTCGGTCTTCACACCAATGCACAAATGGGCTTGATCTCTAGTTGTTATTTTTTAGGGGCAACAAGTATGCAGATTCCAGCTGGGATGCTCGTTGACCGACTCGGAAAGAAAACTGTGATGATTCCTGGATTTATTTTATTTGGTGCAGCAGCATTTATGATCACTCAAGCGCAATCTTTGACACTTATTTATTTTGCTAGTGTTCTAGCCGGCTTAGGTTGTGGTTCATACTATGGCGCAGCTTTCTCACTTTCATCTGAAAGTATCCCTCAAAACAGAAAAGGCCTTTCTACCGCTATTATTAACAGTGGTTCTGCCGTTGGTATGGGGATTGGGATGATTCTTTCCAGTCTTTTAGTCAAACAATTTAATTTTCCATGGCAATCGATGATGTTCCTTTGCTTTGGACTGATTGTTACAATGATCATCGCCTTTACGTTTGGGATAAAAAGTAGTCCAACAAAACAACAAAATGAAACCACTGACACTACAGATACAGTAACTGAAGTACCAACTACAACAGAAAAACCGACCGGACTTTTTTCAGCTAAAATGCTTGTCTCTTACTTGTTATATTTTGGCACTTGTTATGGTTACTATATGGTCGTTACATGGCTCCCCGCATTCTTACAAGATGAACGCGGTTTTAAAGGTGTGGCGATTGGATTTTCATCAGCACTTGTAGCTTTTGCTGCTATTCCAGGTGCTTTGATTTTTAGTCGAATTTCCGATAAATGGCAGTCTAAAAAAATAACGATCATCTTAGCACTAGAATTAGGTGCAGCGGCAATGTTGCTGTTGACTGTCACCGCTAAGACTTCTTCATTACTATTAGTTGCATTGATACTTTATGGTTTCTTAGGGAAATTAGCCGTTGAGCCGATCATTATTTCATTTATCAGCGACCAGGCAAACCCTTTAATTTTGGGAACTACTCTTGGGATCTCAAACTTTTTCGGCTTAAGCGCCTCTATTTTTGCTCCTACGATTACAGGAGTTATCTCCGATGCGTCTGGAACAAGGGAAATGGGTTTTTACATCTCAATCATTATTATGGTCCTAGCTGCCGTAGCTTTTTTCATCGTGAACAAAGTCCCTGAAAAAGATAGTGCTTATGAACTAGATTAA
- a CDS encoding IclR family transcriptional regulator: protein MNEKKVKLNQSVIKTFTIIESFTSAKQEMSLVEIAQAVELPKSTILRFLYTLMTLGYIEQNRENQQYSLSKKFEVISANLISSENLIQLTQPVLYRLSSLLAEATCLSVRAGDQLEYINSIDSQERILSITQKIGKRAPLYCTGAGKLFLSTFPKEELERYFETVELQPFTPNTITDKQQLLTEIQQVKKQQFAVDNEECELGVFCIATPILNSANQTIAAISVSIPTIRISEEKIKTVLNLSKQEIATIN, encoded by the coding sequence ATGAATGAAAAAAAGGTAAAATTAAATCAATCGGTGATAAAAACATTTACTATTATCGAAAGCTTTACTAGCGCTAAACAAGAAATGTCACTAGTTGAGATTGCACAAGCAGTTGAATTACCCAAATCTACGATTTTACGATTTTTATACACACTTATGACATTAGGCTATATTGAACAAAATCGGGAAAACCAGCAGTATTCATTATCTAAAAAATTTGAGGTCATATCAGCAAATTTAATCTCTTCTGAAAACCTGATTCAACTGACGCAACCCGTGCTTTATCGATTGTCTTCTTTATTAGCTGAAGCTACTTGTTTATCCGTACGTGCTGGAGATCAACTTGAATACATCAATTCGATTGACAGTCAAGAAAGAATTTTAAGCATTACCCAGAAAATCGGGAAAAGGGCACCTTTATACTGTACAGGCGCAGGAAAATTATTTTTATCGACCTTTCCAAAAGAAGAATTAGAGCGTTACTTTGAAACTGTCGAATTACAACCATTTACACCCAATACAATCACTGATAAACAACAGCTTTTGACTGAAATTCAACAAGTTAAAAAACAACAATTTGCTGTTGATAATGAAGAATGTGAACTAGGTGTTTTTTGCATTGCAACACCTATTTTAAATTCCGCCAATCAAACAATTGCCGCAATCAGTGTATCCATTCCCACCATTAGAATAAGTGAAGAAAAAATTAAAACAGTTTTAAACTTATCAAAACAAGAAATAGCGACTATCAACTAA